The Aquisalimonas asiatica genome has a window encoding:
- a CDS encoding PaaI family thioesterase → MADDNTQHTDYSGETAEGFHGLVGHELVQWEKDLAVIELEVQPKHLNRSGVLHGGVLSTMLDAVCGFAGCYVEDPAEQRGAITLSLTVSFTGQVSSGRIRAVGRRRAGGRRIYAATGEVFSESGDLIALSEGTFRLRSGGTPSDGEGGGAPDGTR, encoded by the coding sequence TTGGCGGACGACAACACGCAACACACGGACTACTCCGGCGAGACGGCCGAGGGCTTCCACGGCCTGGTCGGCCATGAGCTGGTGCAGTGGGAAAAGGACCTCGCGGTCATCGAGCTGGAGGTCCAGCCCAAGCACCTGAACCGCAGTGGCGTGCTCCATGGTGGTGTTCTCTCCACGATGCTGGACGCGGTCTGTGGCTTCGCCGGCTGCTACGTCGAAGACCCCGCCGAGCAGCGTGGTGCCATCACCCTGTCGCTCACCGTGAGTTTCACCGGCCAGGTCAGCAGTGGCCGTATCCGCGCCGTGGGCCGGCGCCGGGCGGGTGGGCGGCGCATCTATGCGGCCACCGGTGAGGTCTTCAGCGAAAGCGGGGACCTGATTGCCCTGAGTGAGGGCACGTTCCGGCTGCGCTCCGGTGGCACACCGTCCGACGGGGAGGGCGGCGGCGCGCCCGACGGCACGCGCTGA
- a CDS encoding TAXI family TRAP transporter solute-binding subunit: MRITRNTLTAGALGAVLAWAGSAGADDITLPGSIAMTAYGTGSAGYTQMAALGNHLQNNYGTSVRILPGENDVARMTPLRTGRVPLCSCGIASFYGAEGVFMFAGPDWGPQDIRVIGTSIANFGLGLAVAGDIGVETPADLEGKRIAYIRGDDALNVGVEAFLAFGGLTWDDVERVEFPGYGRSFEGIIADQADAAFTMTVAPPAQQLDASPRGITWPRLDPDDTEGWARFQEVAPYFQPHTVTAAAGGHDEDNPWIGSSYPYPILVANRDVDDELVRGLLRVLIEDNEQYKDAAPGLAGWSLDNQNMEWVIPFHDAVVEYYKEIGHWTDAMQEHQDMLVDRHRTIRIAWGQYVSDDPPRDEDAFKEGWMEARAAALEEKGMDPIFR, encoded by the coding sequence ATGCGTATCACCAGAAATACCCTGACCGCCGGCGCCCTGGGCGCCGTACTGGCCTGGGCCGGTTCGGCCGGCGCCGACGACATCACCCTGCCAGGCAGCATTGCCATGACCGCCTACGGCACCGGGTCGGCCGGCTACACGCAGATGGCCGCCCTGGGCAATCACCTGCAGAACAACTACGGCACCTCCGTGCGCATTCTCCCCGGCGAGAACGACGTGGCCCGCATGACACCCCTGAGAACGGGCCGGGTGCCACTGTGCTCCTGCGGCATCGCCAGCTTCTACGGCGCCGAGGGCGTGTTCATGTTCGCGGGCCCCGACTGGGGGCCGCAGGACATCCGCGTGATCGGCACGTCGATCGCCAACTTCGGGCTGGGGCTGGCGGTGGCCGGTGACATCGGCGTGGAGACCCCGGCGGACCTCGAAGGCAAGCGCATTGCCTACATCCGCGGCGACGACGCGCTCAATGTGGGCGTCGAGGCCTTTCTCGCCTTCGGCGGGCTGACCTGGGACGACGTGGAGCGGGTGGAGTTCCCCGGCTACGGCCGCTCCTTCGAGGGCATCATCGCCGATCAGGCCGACGCCGCCTTCACCATGACCGTGGCCCCGCCGGCGCAGCAGCTCGATGCCAGCCCGCGCGGGATCACCTGGCCCCGCCTGGATCCGGACGACACCGAGGGCTGGGCACGCTTCCAGGAGGTGGCCCCTTACTTCCAGCCCCACACGGTGACCGCCGCGGCCGGTGGCCATGACGAGGACAACCCCTGGATCGGCTCCAGCTACCCCTACCCGATCCTGGTCGCCAACCGCGACGTGGATGACGAACTGGTCCGGGGCCTGCTGCGCGTGTTGATCGAGGACAACGAGCAGTACAAGGACGCCGCTCCCGGGCTGGCCGGCTGGTCGCTGGACAACCAGAACATGGAGTGGGTCATCCCGTTCCACGATGCGGTGGTGGAGTATTACAAGGAGATCGGTCACTGGACCGACGCCATGCAGGAGCACCAGGACATGCTGGTGGACCGGCACCGGACCATCCGGATCGCCTGGGGCCAGTACGTCTCCGACGACCCGCCCCGCGACGAGGACGCGTTCAAGGAAGGCTGGATGGAAGCCCGCGCCGCGGCGCTCGAAGAAAAGGGCATGGACCCGATCTTCCGCTGA
- a CDS encoding acetoacetate--CoA ligase: MIEEGTLLWEPDTARVESANITRFRHWVARTRGLDLPDYDALWRWSTEQLEDFWAAAWEYFDFRATPYEQVLTSREMPGAQWFTGSRLNWAEHALRHADGDKPALYHCSEVRETTGTVTWNELQEQVAAAAEALRQLGVERGDRVVAYMPNIPEAIVGVLATASIGAIWSSCSPDFGTPSVVDRFSQIEPKVLLAVDGYRYNGKAFDRMAVVEHLQNTLPSVEHTVLLPYLDGNADPSRLSSTETWDQFLARGTGATLHFEPVPFDHPLWVLYSSGTTGMPKAIVHGHGGITVQHTLAGHLHSNVAPGDVCFWFTTTGWMMWNALTGMLLNGGTLVLYDGNPAYPDMDRLWRLCEEVKITQMGISAAFLTACMKAGRRPRDHYDLTHIRGMGATGSPLPPEGFQWVYDAVNPDVHLASSSGGTDVCAGFVGGVSTLPVRAGEMQARLLGASVESWDDNGNPLIDAVGEMVITRPMPSMPLFFWGDDDGSRYRESYFEMFPGIWRHGDFIKITSRGTCIIYGRSDSTLNRYGVRMGTAEIYRVVEDLDAVQDSLVVNIERGDGQLYMPLFVVLTDGVTLDEALEKAIRDKVRRDLSPRHVPDAIVAVDGVPRTLSGKKMEVPVKKLLLGYPEDKAVSRDACANPETIDAYLAFRRELVN, from the coding sequence ATGATCGAAGAAGGCACCCTGCTCTGGGAACCGGACACCGCCCGCGTGGAGAGCGCCAACATCACGCGCTTCCGGCACTGGGTCGCACGAACCCGGGGCCTCGACCTGCCCGACTACGACGCCCTGTGGCGCTGGTCCACGGAGCAACTGGAGGACTTCTGGGCCGCCGCCTGGGAGTACTTCGACTTCCGGGCCACGCCCTACGAGCAGGTGCTCACCTCCCGCGAGATGCCGGGGGCGCAGTGGTTCACGGGCAGTCGCCTCAACTGGGCGGAACACGCCCTGCGCCACGCCGATGGCGACAAGCCGGCGCTCTACCACTGCTCGGAGGTCCGCGAGACCACCGGCACCGTCACCTGGAACGAGCTGCAGGAGCAGGTCGCCGCTGCCGCCGAGGCCCTGCGGCAGCTCGGCGTGGAGCGCGGCGATCGCGTGGTGGCCTACATGCCCAACATCCCGGAGGCCATCGTCGGGGTGCTCGCCACCGCCAGCATCGGCGCAATCTGGTCGTCCTGCTCACCGGATTTCGGCACGCCCAGCGTGGTGGACCGCTTCTCGCAGATCGAGCCGAAAGTCCTGCTGGCCGTGGATGGCTACCGTTACAACGGCAAGGCGTTCGACCGCATGGCGGTGGTGGAACACCTGCAGAACACCCTGCCCAGCGTGGAACACACGGTGCTGCTGCCCTATCTCGACGGCAACGCCGACCCGTCCCGCCTGAGCAGTACGGAAACCTGGGATCAGTTCCTCGCGCGCGGCACCGGCGCGACGCTGCACTTCGAGCCCGTGCCGTTCGATCATCCGCTGTGGGTGCTCTACTCCTCGGGCACCACCGGCATGCCCAAGGCCATCGTCCACGGCCACGGCGGCATTACCGTGCAGCACACCCTGGCCGGCCACCTGCACAGCAACGTGGCCCCCGGTGATGTGTGCTTCTGGTTCACCACCACCGGCTGGATGATGTGGAACGCCCTGACCGGCATGCTGCTCAACGGCGGCACGCTGGTGCTCTACGACGGCAACCCCGCCTACCCGGACATGGACCGCCTGTGGCGCCTGTGTGAAGAGGTGAAAATCACGCAGATGGGCATCAGCGCGGCGTTCCTGACCGCCTGCATGAAAGCGGGGCGCCGCCCGCGGGACCATTACGACCTCACGCACATACGCGGCATGGGCGCCACCGGCTCGCCCCTGCCCCCGGAAGGCTTCCAGTGGGTGTACGACGCGGTCAATCCGGACGTCCACCTCGCCTCCAGCAGCGGCGGCACCGACGTCTGCGCCGGCTTTGTCGGCGGCGTCTCCACCCTGCCGGTGCGGGCCGGCGAGATGCAGGCGCGGTTGCTCGGCGCCAGCGTCGAGAGCTGGGACGACAACGGCAACCCGCTGATCGACGCCGTGGGCGAGATGGTCATCACCCGGCCCATGCCCTCGATGCCGCTGTTCTTCTGGGGCGATGACGACGGCAGCCGCTACCGGGAGAGTTACTTCGAGATGTTCCCGGGCATCTGGCGCCACGGGGACTTCATCAAGATCACCTCCCGCGGCACCTGCATCATCTACGGCCGCTCCGACTCCACCCTGAATCGCTACGGCGTGCGCATGGGCACGGCCGAGATCTACCGCGTGGTGGAGGACCTGGACGCGGTGCAGGACAGCCTGGTGGTGAACATCGAGCGCGGCGACGGCCAGCTGTACATGCCGCTGTTCGTGGTGCTCACCGACGGCGTCACCCTGGATGAAGCACTGGAGAAGGCGATCCGCGACAAGGTCCGGCGTGACCTCTCACCACGCCACGTGCCCGACGCCATCGTGGCCGTGGATGGCGTCCCGCGCACGCTCAGCGGCAAGAAGATGGAAGTGCCGGTGAAGAAGCTGCTGCTGGGGTATCCGGAAGACAAGGCGGTCAGCCGTGACGCCTGCGCCAACCCGGAGACCATCGATGCCTACCTGGCGTTCCGGCGCGAACTGGTCAACTGA
- a CDS encoding acyl-CoA dehydrogenase gives MNRFHWNDALLLDGQLADEERMVRDSAHDYCQDQLFPRVLEANRHERFDREIMTEMGELGFLGPTIPEEYGGAGVNHVSYGLIAREVERVDSGYRSAMSVQSSLVMHPIYSYGSEEQRKKYLPKLATGEWVGCFGLTEPDAGSDPGGMKTHAKAVDGGYKLSGSKTWITNSPIADVFVVWAKLDGKIRGFILEKGMTGLSAPKLEGKFSLRASITGQIVMDEVFVPEENLLPNVEGLKGPFGCLNKARYGISWGAMGAAEFCMHQARQYTLDRKQFGRPLAATQLIQKKLADMLTEITIGLQGSLQLGRLMDSGNWAPEMISLLKRNNCGKALDIARTARDMHGGNGISDEYHVIRHVMNLEAVNTYEGTHDVHALILGRSITGIQAFTDE, from the coding sequence ATGAACCGATTCCACTGGAACGACGCCCTGCTTCTCGACGGCCAGCTTGCCGACGAAGAGCGCATGGTGCGTGACTCGGCCCACGACTACTGCCAGGACCAGCTGTTCCCGCGCGTGCTCGAGGCCAACCGCCACGAGCGCTTCGATCGCGAGATCATGACCGAAATGGGTGAGCTGGGTTTTCTCGGCCCCACCATTCCGGAAGAGTACGGCGGTGCCGGCGTCAATCACGTGAGCTACGGCCTGATCGCCCGGGAAGTGGAACGGGTGGACTCGGGCTACCGCTCCGCCATGAGTGTGCAGTCGTCGCTGGTGATGCACCCCATCTACAGCTACGGCAGCGAGGAGCAGCGCAAGAAGTATCTGCCGAAGCTGGCCACCGGCGAATGGGTGGGCTGCTTCGGCCTCACCGAGCCGGACGCCGGCTCCGACCCGGGCGGCATGAAGACCCACGCCAAGGCGGTGGACGGCGGCTACAAGCTCTCCGGTTCCAAGACCTGGATCACCAACTCCCCCATCGCCGACGTGTTCGTGGTGTGGGCCAAGCTCGACGGCAAGATCCGCGGCTTCATTCTTGAAAAGGGCATGACCGGCCTGTCCGCGCCCAAGCTGGAAGGCAAGTTCTCCCTGCGCGCCTCCATCACGGGCCAGATCGTCATGGACGAGGTGTTCGTGCCGGAGGAGAACCTGCTGCCCAACGTGGAAGGCCTCAAGGGGCCGTTCGGCTGCCTGAACAAGGCCCGCTACGGCATCAGCTGGGGCGCCATGGGTGCGGCGGAGTTCTGCATGCACCAGGCCCGCCAGTACACCCTCGACCGCAAGCAGTTCGGCCGGCCGCTGGCCGCCACCCAGCTGATCCAGAAAAAGCTGGCGGACATGCTCACCGAGATCACCATCGGCCTGCAGGGCTCCCTGCAGCTTGGCCGGCTCATGGACTCGGGCAACTGGGCGCCGGAGATGATCTCCCTGCTCAAGCGCAACAACTGCGGCAAGGCACTGGACATTGCGCGCACCGCCCGGGACATGCACGGTGGCAATGGCATCTCCGATGAGTACCATGTGATCCGACACGTGATGAATCTGGAAGCGGTGAACACCTACGAGGGCACCCACGACGTCCACGCCCTCATCCTGGGCCGGTCGATCACCGGCATCCAGGCGTTCACCGACGAATAA
- a CDS encoding class I adenylate-forming enzyme family protein, with protein MTERYMPDEQVRGRWASEIIADLPQRISHRPLAWARETPDALAVVDGDTAWTYADLAAAVDEARGHLSEAGVRAGDRIMVLNENCRALVAFILAASEMDVWCAVVSARLSPREIETIAGSCLPRRLVFTTEGSPDAAGVLADHYEAERVASARLGEFALSPLRDTDPEPVEADGADQVATLIYTSGTTGTPKGVMLTHRNMLTVAALSGGLRGLAQGDRVYGVLPISHVFGLSSMFLGTLFAGGTLQLSARFDPAVLAKALADDGLTVLQGVPAMFQRLLEYLKTEGLALQAPKLRYMSVGGAPLDPAVKARVEEAFNLKLHNGYGLTEAAPTISQTRLDGALDDTSCGPVLPLLAYCLRGTDGQPVPEGAVGELWVRGPTVMKGYYRRPEATVEVIDAEGWLNTGDMARIDEKGNLHIVGRSKELIIRSGFNVYPPDVEAVLTAHPDVTLSAVVGRPVEGNEEVVAYVQLAPGSTATAEDIRAFAGERLAAYKRPSEVVIMEQLPATPTGKILKGKLNDMIQAGDV; from the coding sequence ATGACCGAACGATACATGCCCGATGAACAGGTCCGCGGCCGCTGGGCCAGCGAGATAATCGCTGACCTGCCGCAGCGGATCAGCCACCGCCCGCTCGCCTGGGCGCGGGAGACCCCCGACGCCCTGGCCGTGGTGGATGGCGATACCGCCTGGACGTACGCCGACTTGGCTGCCGCAGTGGACGAGGCGCGAGGCCATCTGAGCGAAGCGGGCGTGCGCGCCGGCGACCGCATCATGGTGCTCAACGAGAACTGCCGGGCACTGGTGGCGTTCATCCTCGCCGCCAGCGAAATGGACGTCTGGTGCGCCGTGGTGAGTGCGCGGCTGTCGCCCCGGGAGATCGAGACCATTGCCGGGAGCTGTCTGCCCCGGCGGCTGGTTTTCACCACCGAAGGCTCGCCCGACGCCGCGGGGGTGCTGGCGGATCACTACGAAGCCGAGCGCGTTGCCTCGGCCCGGCTGGGTGAGTTCGCCCTGAGCCCGCTGCGCGACACCGACCCGGAGCCGGTGGAGGCCGACGGTGCCGACCAGGTGGCAACACTCATCTATACCTCGGGCACCACCGGCACCCCCAAGGGCGTGATGCTCACCCACCGCAACATGCTCACCGTGGCCGCGCTCTCCGGCGGGCTGCGCGGGCTGGCGCAGGGTGACCGCGTCTACGGCGTGCTACCCATCTCCCACGTCTTCGGCCTCTCCAGCATGTTCCTCGGCACCCTGTTTGCCGGCGGCACCCTGCAGCTCAGCGCGCGGTTCGACCCGGCGGTGCTGGCGAAGGCGCTGGCCGACGATGGCCTGACCGTGCTCCAGGGCGTCCCTGCGATGTTCCAGCGGCTGCTGGAATATCTGAAGACCGAGGGTCTGGCGCTGCAGGCGCCGAAACTGCGCTACATGTCCGTGGGCGGAGCGCCCCTGGATCCGGCGGTGAAAGCGCGCGTGGAGGAGGCGTTCAACCTCAAGCTCCACAACGGCTACGGCCTCACCGAGGCCGCTCCCACCATCTCCCAGACGCGCCTGGACGGCGCCCTGGACGACACCTCCTGTGGCCCGGTGCTGCCGCTGCTGGCCTATTGCCTGCGGGGCACCGACGGGCAGCCCGTGCCCGAGGGCGCCGTGGGTGAGCTGTGGGTGCGGGGGCCTACCGTCATGAAGGGCTACTACCGCCGTCCCGAAGCCACCGTCGAGGTGATCGATGCCGAGGGCTGGCTCAACACCGGCGACATGGCCCGCATCGACGAAAAGGGCAACCTGCACATCGTCGGCCGCAGCAAGGAGCTGATTATCCGCTCGGGGTTCAACGTGTATCCGCCGGACGTGGAGGCCGTGCTCACCGCCCACCCGGATGTGACCTTGTCCGCTGTGGTGGGGCGTCCCGTGGAAGGCAACGAAGAGGTGGTGGCCTACGTGCAGCTCGCACCGGGCAGCACCGCCACGGCCGAAGACATCCGCGCCTTCGCGGGCGAGCGGCTGGCTGCCTACAAACGGCCGTCGGAAGTGGTGATCATGGAGCAGTTGCCGGCGACGCCCACCGGCAAGATCCTCAAGGGCAAACTCAACGACATGATCCAGGCGGGCGACGTCTAG
- a CDS encoding TRAP transporter permease produces MSTPNAVTNVPEPEQISGVRTLQGAWPWLPRLAALILSLTALDYLLNLGYLSVITRVESQFFYTVVALMLPLVYILWPMWPGASRTRVPWYDVVLFLFALGVCGYFVYNAEQILDRGWEYAAPDHAVVMSFLFWGVILEATRRAGGLTIAIIVALASLYPMVADTMPGPIQGFPASPSETAIYHAMSRESVMGIPLQAFANLVIGFLLFGVALQHTGGGKFFINLAFGLLGHVRGGPAKVAIFSSGLMGSMSGSVITNVMTTGVLSIPAMRRVGFSRSYAGGVEACASTGGVLMPPVMGATAFIMATFLNVPYGQIALAAVVPSVLYFLGLFIQIDAYAARYGLKGLPKPELPSLKQTLKEGWYFIFVFVLLIWMLFFLRREAIAPFYATALLLFINQVLPYQRWGWQDVLNFFSSAAKLFAELIAILAGVGLLIGALSMTGLSGTIANDLIYLAGGSTLVLLLMGALTSFIMGIGMTVTAAYIFLAVALAPALIQGGGMNPMAVHLFILYWGMLSFITPPVALGAFAAATIAGSRSMETGLQAMRLGSVIYFIPFLFVLNPALILQGAPQEIVLVLGQALFGVLLIAGAMQGYLLAVGDLCRNAVLQWPIRGMLIVGGMTIAVPGGGPVPLTNLELSLISAVMLVPAVGMALWTNGGGALRREYRG; encoded by the coding sequence ATGAGCACTCCGAACGCCGTAACCAATGTCCCCGAGCCGGAACAGATTTCCGGTGTCCGGACGCTCCAGGGGGCCTGGCCGTGGCTGCCGCGACTGGCGGCGCTGATCCTGAGCCTCACCGCACTCGACTACCTGCTCAATCTCGGCTACCTCTCGGTGATCACCCGGGTGGAGAGCCAGTTCTTCTACACCGTGGTGGCGCTGATGCTGCCGCTGGTGTACATCCTCTGGCCCATGTGGCCGGGAGCGAGCCGCACCCGCGTGCCCTGGTACGACGTGGTGCTGTTCCTGTTCGCCCTGGGGGTGTGCGGCTACTTCGTCTACAACGCCGAACAGATCCTCGACCGCGGCTGGGAATACGCTGCGCCGGACCACGCCGTGGTCATGTCGTTCCTGTTCTGGGGGGTGATCCTGGAGGCCACCCGGCGCGCCGGCGGCCTGACCATCGCGATTATCGTGGCGCTCGCCAGCCTCTACCCCATGGTCGCCGACACCATGCCCGGGCCCATCCAGGGATTCCCGGCCAGCCCGTCGGAGACGGCCATCTACCACGCCATGAGCCGCGAGAGCGTCATGGGCATCCCGCTGCAGGCGTTCGCCAACCTGGTGATCGGGTTCCTGCTGTTCGGGGTGGCCCTGCAGCATACCGGCGGAGGCAAGTTCTTCATCAACCTCGCCTTCGGCCTCCTGGGCCACGTGCGTGGCGGCCCCGCCAAGGTGGCCATCTTCTCCAGCGGGCTCATGGGCTCCATGAGCGGCAGTGTCATCACCAACGTGATGACCACCGGCGTGCTCTCCATCCCGGCCATGCGGCGGGTGGGGTTCAGCCGCTCCTACGCCGGCGGTGTCGAGGCCTGCGCCTCCACCGGCGGCGTGCTGATGCCTCCGGTCATGGGCGCCACGGCGTTCATCATGGCCACGTTCCTGAACGTGCCCTACGGCCAGATCGCCCTGGCGGCCGTGGTGCCGTCGGTGCTCTATTTCCTGGGGCTGTTCATCCAGATCGACGCCTACGCCGCGCGCTACGGCCTCAAGGGGCTGCCGAAGCCGGAGCTGCCGTCACTGAAACAGACCCTCAAGGAAGGCTGGTATTTCATCTTCGTGTTCGTGCTGCTGATCTGGATGCTCTTCTTCCTGCGCCGGGAGGCGATCGCGCCCTTCTATGCCACGGCGCTGCTGCTGTTCATCAACCAGGTGCTGCCCTACCAGCGCTGGGGCTGGCAGGACGTGCTCAACTTTTTCTCGTCGGCAGCGAAGCTGTTCGCCGAGCTGATTGCCATCCTCGCGGGTGTGGGGCTGCTCATCGGCGCACTGTCCATGACCGGACTGTCGGGCACCATCGCCAACGACCTCATCTACCTGGCGGGCGGCAGCACGCTGGTGCTGCTGCTCATGGGCGCGCTCACCAGCTTCATCATGGGCATCGGCATGACGGTGACGGCGGCCTACATCTTCCTGGCCGTCGCACTCGCCCCGGCGCTGATCCAGGGCGGCGGCATGAACCCCATGGCCGTGCACCTGTTCATCCTCTACTGGGGGATGCTCAGCTTCATCACGCCGCCGGTGGCGCTGGGTGCCTTCGCCGCCGCCACCATCGCCGGCTCCCGCTCCATGGAGACCGGGCTGCAGGCCATGCGGCTGGGTAGCGTCATCTACTTCATCCCGTTCCTGTTCGTGCTCAACCCGGCACTGATTCTCCAGGGCGCCCCCCAGGAGATCGTGCTGGTGCTCGGCCAGGCGCTGTTCGGTGTGCTGCTGATCGCCGGCGCCATGCAGGGGTATCTGCTGGCGGTGGGTGACCTGTGCCGGAATGCGGTGCTGCAGTGGCCCATTCGCGGGATGCTGATTGTCGGCGGCATGACCATCGCCGTGCCCGGCGGCGGCCCGGTGCCGCTGACCAACCTGGAGCTGTCGCTGATCAGTGCGGTGATGCTGGTGCCGGCGGTGGGCATGGCGCTGTGGACGAACGGCGGTGGGGCGTTGCGGCGGGAGTATAGGGGGTAA
- a CDS encoding acyl-CoA dehydrogenase family protein: protein MIRDQETLNSLLDTVGRFVRERLVPREQEVAENDRIPDEIVQEMKELGLFGLSIPEEHGGLGLTMEEEALVAFELGHTSPAFRSIMGTNNGIGSQGIIMDGTDEQKERYLPRMATGEIIGSFALTEPDVGSDAGSVKTSAVRDGDEYIINGTKRYITNAPYASVFTLMARTNPEEKGAAGVSAFLVDANTPGISLGKPDKKMGQSGSHTCDVIFEDARVPASALIGGKEGQGFKTAMKVLDRGRLHISAVCVGVAERLIDEALRFATERKQFGKHLSEHQLIQAMLADSKAEAFAGRSMVMEAARKKDNGERVSTEASCCKLFCAEMVGRVADRAVQIHGGAGYISEYPVERFYRDVRLFRLYEGTSQIQQIVIARNMAKELQE, encoded by the coding sequence ATGATCAGAGATCAGGAGACGTTGAATTCGCTCCTCGATACCGTCGGCCGTTTCGTTCGCGAGCGGCTGGTGCCCAGAGAGCAGGAGGTGGCAGAGAACGACCGCATCCCCGACGAGATCGTCCAGGAGATGAAGGAGCTGGGGCTGTTCGGCCTGTCCATCCCCGAGGAGCACGGCGGCCTGGGACTGACCATGGAAGAGGAGGCGCTGGTGGCGTTCGAGCTCGGCCATACCTCGCCGGCGTTCCGCTCCATCATGGGCACCAACAACGGCATCGGCTCCCAGGGCATCATCATGGATGGCACCGACGAGCAGAAGGAGCGCTACCTCCCGCGCATGGCCACCGGCGAGATCATCGGCTCGTTCGCACTGACCGAGCCGGACGTGGGCTCCGACGCAGGCTCGGTGAAGACCTCCGCGGTGCGCGACGGTGATGAGTACATCATCAACGGCACCAAGCGCTACATCACCAACGCCCCTTACGCCAGCGTGTTTACCCTCATGGCGCGCACCAACCCGGAAGAGAAGGGCGCGGCGGGTGTCTCCGCCTTCCTGGTGGATGCCAACACGCCCGGCATCTCCCTGGGCAAGCCGGACAAGAAGATGGGCCAGAGCGGCTCGCACACCTGCGACGTCATCTTCGAGGACGCGCGCGTGCCCGCCAGCGCGCTCATTGGTGGCAAGGAAGGGCAGGGCTTCAAGACCGCCATGAAGGTGCTCGACCGGGGCCGGCTGCACATCTCCGCGGTGTGTGTCGGTGTTGCCGAGCGGCTGATCGACGAGGCGCTGCGTTTTGCCACGGAGCGCAAGCAGTTCGGCAAGCACCTCTCCGAGCACCAGCTCATCCAGGCCATGCTTGCCGACAGCAAGGCGGAAGCCTTCGCCGGGCGCTCCATGGTCATGGAGGCCGCGCGCAAGAAGGACAACGGTGAGCGGGTCAGCACCGAGGCGTCCTGCTGCAAACTGTTCTGCGCCGAGATGGTGGGCCGCGTGGCCGACCGGGCCGTGCAGATCCACGGTGGCGCCGGCTATATCTCCGAGTACCCGGTGGAGCGCTTCTACCGCGACGTGCGGCTGTTCCGCCTGTACGAAGGCACCAGCCAGATCCAGCAGATCGTCATCGCCCGCAACATGGCGAAGGAACTCCAGGAGTAA
- a CDS encoding 3-oxoadipyl-CoA thiolase, translating to MTNAPSRQETSMLDAYVYDGIRTPIGRHAGALAPVRPDDLLAHCIRHVVERNSFDPAIIEDVVAGCTNQAGEDARNLARHAGLLAGLPIEVAGQTVNRLCGSGLAASLDAARAASAGEGQLFIAGGSESMSRAPFVMAKAETAYSRDMKVFDSTIGARFPNPTILKQFGGDTMPETADNVAADLDISRERADAFAAWSQEKYARAKAAGFYEQELLPVDVPTGRKTPPVTVAEDEHPRAGSTAEKLAKLPTLFEGGVVTAGNASGINDGAAALLIGNRAAGEQAGVKPRARILSGAVAGVEPRTMGLGPVPASRKALERAGIGLDDLDVIELNEAFASQVLGCTQLLGVADDDPRLNPNGGAIAIGHPLGCSGARLLLTAIRQLEAIQGRYALVTMCIGVGQGVAAIVERVDG from the coding sequence ATGACAAACGCCCCTTCGCGGCAGGAGACCTCCATGCTCGACGCCTACGTCTACGACGGTATCCGCACACCGATTGGCCGCCACGCTGGCGCTCTGGCGCCTGTGCGCCCGGACGACCTCCTGGCCCACTGCATCCGCCACGTGGTGGAGCGGAACAGTTTCGATCCCGCCATTATCGAGGACGTGGTTGCCGGTTGCACCAACCAGGCCGGGGAAGACGCCCGCAACCTGGCCCGCCACGCGGGGCTGCTGGCGGGGCTGCCCATCGAGGTGGCCGGGCAGACGGTGAACCGCCTGTGCGGTTCGGGCCTGGCTGCTTCCCTGGACGCCGCCCGCGCTGCCAGCGCCGGCGAGGGGCAGCTGTTCATCGCCGGTGGCTCCGAGAGCATGAGCCGGGCGCCGTTCGTGATGGCCAAGGCGGAGACGGCCTACAGCCGCGACATGAAAGTGTTCGACTCCACCATCGGTGCGCGCTTCCCGAACCCGACGATCCTCAAGCAGTTCGGCGGTGACACCATGCCGGAGACGGCCGACAACGTGGCCGCCGACCTGGACATCTCCCGGGAGCGGGCGGACGCGTTCGCCGCCTGGTCCCAGGAGAAGTACGCGCGCGCGAAGGCGGCCGGCTTCTACGAGCAGGAGCTGTTGCCGGTAGACGTGCCTACCGGGCGCAAGACGCCGCCGGTGACGGTCGCCGAGGACGAGCACCCGCGCGCGGGCAGCACCGCCGAAAAGCTGGCAAAATTGCCGACCCTGTTCGAGGGTGGCGTGGTGACGGCCGGGAACGCCTCGGGGATCAACGACGGCGCGGCGGCGCTGCTGATCGGCAACCGCGCGGCCGGCGAACAGGCCGGGGTCAAGCCGCGCGCCCGCATTCTCTCGGGTGCCGTGGCCGGCGTGGAGCCGCGCACCATGGGGCTCGGCCCCGTGCCCGCATCGCGCAAGGCGCTGGAGCGGGCCGGCATCGGCCTGGACGACCTGGACGTGATCGAGCTCAACGAGGCATTCGCCTCGCAGGTGCTCGGCTGCACGCAGCTGCTGGGGGTTGCCGACGACGATCCCCGGCTCAATCCCAACGGGGGCGCCATCGCCATTGGCCACCCGCTGGGCTGCTCCGGAGCGCGCCTGCTGCTGACCGCCATCCGGCAGCTGGAGGCCATCCAGGGGCGTTATGCACTGGTTACCATGTGCATTGGTGTGGGGCAGGGAGTCGCCGCCATCGTGGAACGCGTCGACGGATAA